Proteins found in one Paludisphaera rhizosphaerae genomic segment:
- a CDS encoding DUF1559 family PulG-like putative transporter, whose amino-acid sequence MRRRGFTLIELLVVIAIIAVLIALLLPAVQAAREAARRIQCTNNLKQIMLAVHNYTDVNGGLPPTGNAGTVNSRTANANDFSVNARLLPYMEQQTLYATLNVSVGYNLEHNGTASSTKIATFLCPSDGTTVARGLSNYPGHDFGDCNYGNSVGTLHTLYGGTFDGPTYMTGKNAANYGGNVSLASITDGTSNTAMYSEWVKGPFSVKPGKQMVYTIAVTYTPPSTPAPSAGPTGVSDTLRSLGASCQASTTIGAQTSKGFCWASQGCGVGGCYSHVNTPNKQSCIFSNMNANYPATFDYAAATLVGAASYHSGGVNVGFLDGSIKFVKDSISPATWWAVATRAGGEVISSDAL is encoded by the coding sequence ATGCGCCGTCGTGGGTTTACGTTGATCGAACTGCTCGTGGTCATCGCGATCATCGCCGTGCTGATCGCCCTGCTGCTGCCCGCCGTTCAGGCGGCTCGCGAAGCGGCTCGCCGGATTCAGTGCACGAACAACCTGAAGCAAATCATGCTCGCCGTTCACAATTACACCGACGTCAACGGCGGCCTGCCCCCCACCGGAAACGCCGGCACGGTGAATTCGCGGACGGCCAACGCGAACGACTTCTCAGTGAATGCCCGGCTGCTCCCTTACATGGAGCAGCAGACCCTCTACGCAACGCTCAACGTCTCCGTGGGTTACAACCTCGAACACAACGGCACGGCTTCTTCGACGAAGATTGCGACCTTCCTCTGCCCATCCGACGGGACCACTGTCGCTCGGGGACTTAGCAACTACCCTGGGCACGACTTCGGCGATTGCAACTACGGTAACAGCGTCGGAACGCTTCACACCCTTTACGGCGGAACGTTTGACGGGCCGACGTACATGACTGGAAAGAATGCAGCCAACTACGGCGGCAACGTGAGCCTCGCCTCGATCACCGACGGTACGTCGAATACCGCGATGTACAGTGAGTGGGTCAAGGGGCCGTTCTCGGTCAAACCCGGAAAGCAGATGGTCTACACCATTGCGGTCACCTACACGCCGCCCAGCACGCCGGCACCTTCCGCTGGTCCGACTGGCGTCTCGGACACCCTGCGCTCGCTCGGAGCCAGTTGCCAGGCGTCCACAACGATCGGCGCTCAGACCTCCAAAGGGTTCTGCTGGGCGTCGCAGGGATGCGGCGTGGGCGGATGCTACAGCCATGTCAACACTCCGAACAAACAGTCCTGCATCTTCAGCAACATGAACGCCAACTATCCAGCGACGTTCGATTACGCTGCGGCGACTCTCGTCGGCGCGGCCTCCTATCACTCCGGCGGAGTCAACGTCGGCTTCCTGGACGGCTCGATCAAGTTCGTCAAGGACAGCATCAGCCCGGCGACCTGGTGGGCCGTCGCTACGAGAGCCGGCGGCGAGGTGATCAGCTCCGACGCCCTCTGA
- a CDS encoding DUF3179 domain-containing (seleno)protein, with amino-acid sequence MFVWSGWKQGEGHRWFKLVSGDCDPAAIGDPMGRDVALSIDFPAVEVGGGKIWERIPADADIVGMSIGRTACAYPKAVLAKVLIVNDEIDGVPILLHDDPFISQRQADIAVFDPRLDGHRITMGSSGFTVAGHHVLYDRGTESLWIDRGEGLTAFSGKHKGRTLPLVKRLDVTSWGEWQADNPSSRLVIGSLDRHRALPSE; translated from the coding sequence ATGTTCGTGTGGTCGGGATGGAAGCAGGGGGAGGGCCACCGTTGGTTTAAGCTCGTCAGCGGCGACTGCGATCCGGCGGCCATCGGCGATCCAATGGGCCGGGACGTCGCTCTCTCGATCGACTTCCCGGCGGTGGAAGTCGGCGGCGGTAAGATCTGGGAACGAATCCCGGCCGACGCCGACATCGTCGGCATGTCGATCGGCAGGACCGCTTGCGCCTATCCCAAGGCGGTCTTGGCGAAGGTCTTGATCGTCAACGACGAGATCGACGGCGTGCCGATTCTGCTGCATGACGACCCGTTCATCAGCCAGCGGCAGGCGGACATCGCCGTGTTCGACCCCCGACTCGACGGCCACCGGATCACCATGGGAAGCAGCGGATTTACGGTAGCTGGGCATCACGTCCTCTACGACCGCGGGACGGAGAGCCTCTGGATCGATCGCGGCGAAGGATTGACGGCTTTCAGCGGGAAACACAAGGGTCGGACGCTGCCGTTGGTGAAGCGGCTGGATGTCACCTCCTGGGGCGAGTGGCAGGCCGACAACCCCTCTTCACGGCTGGTCATTGGCTCTCTTGACCGCCATCGGGCGCTTCCCTCCGAGTGA